In Amycolatopsis coloradensis, one genomic interval encodes:
- a CDS encoding response regulator transcription factor — MSLDLLVLTAEADATTVLPALDLLPHTVRVRAPEVTALLDAGHRDVIVLDARSDLASAKSLCRLLKGAGEDETSTPVIAVVGEGGLVAVSAEWRTDDILLPTAGPAEVDARLRLVTTRDGGAAQVDAELRVGELVIDEATYTAKLRKRTLELTYKEFELLKYLAQHAGRVFTRAQLLQEVWGYDFFGGTRTVDVHVRRLRAKLGPEHEQMIGTVRNVGYKFERPSKGAAKQAIAPDASVYEPSELSAH; from the coding sequence ATGAGCCTGGACCTTCTGGTACTGACCGCGGAAGCAGATGCCACCACGGTATTGCCCGCTCTGGATCTGCTGCCCCACACCGTACGCGTCCGTGCTCCGGAAGTGACCGCGCTGCTCGACGCCGGCCACCGCGACGTCATCGTCCTCGACGCCCGGAGCGATCTCGCCTCCGCGAAGAGCCTCTGCCGCCTGCTCAAGGGCGCCGGTGAGGACGAAACCTCCACGCCGGTCATCGCCGTCGTCGGTGAGGGCGGGCTGGTCGCGGTCAGTGCGGAATGGCGTACCGACGACATCCTTCTCCCGACGGCCGGTCCCGCCGAGGTCGACGCCCGGCTGCGGCTGGTCACCACCCGCGACGGCGGCGCCGCGCAGGTCGACGCCGAACTCCGGGTCGGCGAGCTGGTCATCGACGAGGCGACGTACACCGCGAAGCTCCGCAAGCGCACCCTCGAACTGACCTACAAGGAGTTCGAGCTCCTCAAGTACCTCGCCCAGCACGCCGGCCGGGTGTTCACCCGCGCCCAGCTGCTGCAGGAGGTCTGGGGTTACGACTTCTTCGGCGGCACGCGCACGGTCGACGTCCACGTCCGGCGTCTGCGCGCGAAGCTGGGGCCGGAGCACGAGCAGATGATCGGCACCGTGCGCAACGTCGGCTACAAGTTCGAGCGGCCTTCGAAGGGGGCGGCGAAGCAGGCCATCGCCCCGGACGCGAGCGTCTACGAGCCGAGCGAGCTTTCCGCGCACTGA
- a CDS encoding LCP family protein, with protein MDRLTMTDELEAIDDATITKRKIDHTLARFSAAHDELEAEEAKKRERRERFAARPAALLEQTRTALQRVVTTTDSAPAEAAEEPAPQTRLQEKKERKTRQTAKAGRIAAAVVAALVFLSIGSAWGAQTWFDAKFNTVASLDEDSADIQDAAGQTGDENFLMVGSDSRDGAAAEDGVGDADGTPGARSDTVMIAHVPADRQRVVMVSFPRDLEISRPECKRWDPATSSYSEESAPAQKIAKLNTAYAVGGPQCVTKVIQQITGMKMNHFVGIDFNGFKSMVDAVQGVTVYNEKPVDDTTLGMIIPQAGEVRISGDQALNYVRARHVKGDPTSDYGRIKRQQAFLGALLKTVMSKEVILDTGKLSGFIDAFAKATFGENLGIKQMMTLAKSMRGMGSDKVKFLTVPTTEEANKRGNEVLVQSKAKAVFDALINNTPLEEKAPAPPAGETASTPTSSAKSGGAKKSSSSG; from the coding sequence ATGGACCGGCTCACGATGACCGACGAGCTCGAGGCGATCGACGACGCGACGATCACCAAGCGCAAGATCGACCACACGCTGGCCCGGTTCTCCGCCGCGCACGACGAACTCGAGGCCGAAGAGGCCAAGAAACGCGAGCGCCGCGAACGGTTCGCCGCCCGCCCCGCCGCGCTGCTGGAGCAGACCCGCACGGCGCTGCAGCGGGTGGTCACGACCACCGATTCCGCACCCGCGGAGGCCGCCGAAGAGCCGGCCCCGCAGACCCGTCTGCAGGAGAAGAAGGAACGCAAGACCAGGCAGACGGCCAAGGCGGGCCGGATCGCCGCCGCCGTGGTCGCCGCGCTCGTGTTCCTCTCCATCGGTTCCGCGTGGGGCGCGCAGACCTGGTTCGACGCGAAGTTCAACACCGTCGCTTCGCTCGACGAAGACTCGGCCGACATCCAGGACGCCGCGGGCCAGACCGGCGACGAGAACTTCCTGATGGTCGGCTCCGACTCCCGTGACGGCGCGGCCGCCGAAGACGGCGTCGGCGACGCCGACGGCACCCCGGGTGCCCGTTCGGACACGGTCATGATCGCGCACGTCCCCGCCGACCGGCAGCGCGTCGTCATGGTGTCCTTCCCGCGCGACCTCGAGATCAGCCGTCCCGAATGCAAGCGCTGGGACCCGGCGACGTCGTCGTACTCGGAAGAGTCCGCGCCGGCGCAGAAGATCGCGAAGCTGAACACCGCCTACGCGGTCGGCGGCCCGCAGTGCGTCACGAAGGTCATCCAGCAGATCACCGGCATGAAGATGAACCACTTCGTCGGGATCGACTTCAACGGCTTCAAATCCATGGTCGACGCCGTGCAGGGCGTCACCGTGTACAACGAGAAGCCGGTCGACGACACCACGCTCGGCATGATCATCCCGCAGGCGGGCGAGGTGCGGATATCCGGCGACCAGGCGCTGAACTACGTCCGGGCGCGGCACGTCAAGGGCGACCCGACGTCGGACTACGGCCGGATCAAACGGCAGCAGGCCTTCCTCGGCGCGTTGCTGAAGACCGTGATGTCGAAGGAAGTCATCCTGGACACCGGCAAGCTCAGCGGGTTCATCGACGCGTTCGCCAAGGCCACCTTCGGTGAGAACCTCGGCATCAAGCAGATGATGACGTTGGCGAAGTCGATGCGCGGGATGGGATCCGACAAGGTCAAGTTCCTGACCGTGCCCACCACCGAAGAGGCGAACAAACGCGGCAACGAGGTGCTGGTCCAGAGCAAGGCGAAGGCCGTCTTCGACGCGCTGATCAACAACACCCCGCTGGAAGAGAAGGCGCCGGCGCCTCCCGCCGGCGAAACGGCGTCCACTCCGACCAGCTCCGCCAAGTCCGGCGGCGCCAAGAAGAGCAGCAGCTCAGGCTGA
- the pstS gene encoding phosphate ABC transporter substrate-binding protein PstS, protein MKIMRPAGAIGIVATAALVLGACGSDPAATKPGSTGAAAAPSGAANVECGGKSPLSAEGSSAQKNAIDIFVQAYAAKCSGQKVNYNPSGSGAGIKQFNANQVDFAGSDSPLKDEEAEKAKARCASDAWNLPLVVGPVAIAYKLSGVDKLTLTPEVTAKIFNGGITKWNDPAIKAVKGNESLNLPDKAIQVISRTDESGTTDNFQKYLKVASKGAWTQGDGKKFNGGVGNGAEKSNGVANAVKSADGAITYVESAFAKDGISTALIDSGSGGVELNAANVAKSLDAAKFKKEGTNDLALDLDSIYSSNVPGAYPVILATYEIVCSKYADPEVAKAVKAFLNVAATDGQKPLSEKGYVPIPQSLQDKVLTAVKAIA, encoded by the coding sequence GTGAAGATCATGCGGCCCGCGGGCGCGATCGGCATCGTGGCCACCGCCGCCCTCGTGCTCGGCGCCTGTGGATCCGACCCGGCGGCGACCAAGCCCGGCAGCACCGGTGCCGCCGCCGCCCCCAGCGGCGCGGCGAACGTCGAATGCGGTGGCAAGAGCCCGCTTTCGGCCGAGGGCTCGTCCGCGCAGAAGAACGCGATCGACATCTTCGTGCAGGCTTACGCCGCCAAGTGCTCCGGCCAGAAGGTGAACTACAACCCGAGCGGTTCGGGCGCCGGCATCAAGCAGTTCAACGCGAACCAGGTCGACTTCGCCGGTTCGGACTCGCCGCTCAAGGACGAAGAGGCCGAGAAGGCCAAGGCCCGGTGCGCCTCCGACGCGTGGAACCTCCCGCTGGTCGTCGGCCCGGTCGCCATCGCCTACAAGCTTTCCGGGGTCGACAAGCTGACCCTGACCCCCGAGGTCACCGCCAAGATCTTCAACGGTGGCATCACCAAGTGGAACGACCCGGCCATCAAGGCGGTCAAGGGCAACGAGAGCCTCAACCTGCCGGACAAGGCCATCCAGGTCATCTCGCGCACCGACGAGTCGGGCACCACCGACAACTTCCAGAAGTACCTGAAGGTCGCGTCCAAGGGCGCTTGGACCCAGGGTGACGGCAAGAAGTTCAACGGCGGTGTCGGCAACGGCGCGGAGAAGTCCAACGGTGTCGCCAACGCCGTGAAGTCCGCCGACGGCGCCATCACCTACGTCGAGTCCGCGTTCGCGAAGGACGGCATCAGCACCGCCCTCATCGACAGCGGCTCCGGTGGTGTCGAGCTCAACGCGGCGAACGTCGCCAAGTCCCTCGACGCGGCGAAGTTCAAGAAGGAGGGCACGAACGACCTGGCCCTCGACCTGGACTCGATCTACTCCAGCAACGTCCCCGGTGCCTACCCGGTCATCCTGGCCACCTACGAGATCGTGTGCTCCAAGTACGCGGACCCCGAGGTCGCCAAGGCCGTCAAGGCCTTCCTGAACGTCGCCGCCACCGACGGTCAGAAGCCGCTTTCGGAAAAGGGCTACGTGCCGATCCCGCAGAGCCTGCAGGACAAGGTCCTGACCGCCGTCAAGGCCATCGCCTGA
- the mshD gene encoding mycothiol synthase — protein sequence MLDLAWTGEPDTEEIHDFLLAVREADGRPEDTGFAGGQHLLGRLDGELVAYAHLDTEGDSHGNQVAELFVHPAHRRSGHGRALTRALVEETAGKPLRVWAHGDHPAAVHLAGTEGFERARELLILHADINTAEAAWPEPVTREGVTLRTFVPGQDEEAMVRVNARAFDWHPEQGALTVDEVRATEKEAWFDPEGFFLAEEDGKVIGFHWTKVHDAVPGRFGGEPAGEVYVVGIDPNAQGGGLGKALTLAGLRYLRDRGLGQVILYVEGDNAPALAVYSKLGFTRYEVDVQYAR from the coding sequence ATGCTCGATCTGGCTTGGACCGGTGAACCGGACACGGAAGAGATCCACGACTTCCTCCTCGCCGTGCGCGAGGCCGACGGCCGTCCGGAGGACACCGGTTTCGCCGGTGGGCAGCATCTCCTGGGGCGCCTCGACGGTGAGTTGGTCGCGTACGCGCACCTGGACACCGAAGGCGATTCGCACGGCAACCAGGTCGCCGAACTGTTCGTCCATCCCGCGCATCGCCGCTCCGGCCACGGCAGGGCGCTCACCAGGGCGCTCGTCGAAGAGACCGCGGGGAAGCCACTGCGCGTCTGGGCGCACGGCGACCACCCCGCCGCCGTCCACCTCGCCGGGACCGAAGGCTTCGAGCGCGCCCGCGAACTGCTGATCCTGCACGCGGATATCAACACAGCGGAGGCCGCGTGGCCGGAGCCCGTGACGCGCGAGGGTGTCACGCTGCGGACGTTCGTCCCCGGTCAGGACGAGGAAGCGATGGTCCGCGTCAACGCGCGCGCCTTCGACTGGCACCCCGAGCAGGGCGCCCTGACCGTCGACGAGGTCCGGGCGACCGAGAAGGAAGCCTGGTTCGACCCCGAGGGCTTCTTCCTCGCGGAAGAGGACGGGAAGGTCATCGGCTTCCACTGGACGAAGGTCCACGACGCCGTCCCCGGCCGGTTCGGCGGCGAGCCCGCGGGCGAGGTCTATGTCGTCGGCATCGATCCGAACGCCCAGGGCGGCGGTCTCGGGAAGGCACTCACGCTCGCCGGGCTGCGGTACCTCCGTGATCGCGGGCTGGGCCAAGTGATCTTGTACGTCGAGGGGGACAACGCGCCGGCGCTCGCGGTCTATTCGAAGCTCGGCTTCACTCGATACGAGGTCGACGTCCAATACGCTCGGTAA
- the pstC gene encoding phosphate ABC transporter permease subunit PstC — protein sequence MRPGDRIFQILTTGAGVFVVSLIGLIGLFLLVQAIPALQADNVNFLTSQVWQTTPDDMRFGIMGLLLVTVYSSLLALIIAMPISLGIALFLTQYAPKRLARPFAYVIDLLAAVPSIIYGLWGLMVFAPAIEPFSQWVNDTFSWIPLFAAGNVSPDLRGTIFTAGIVLAVMILPIITSLSREVFERTPTPHIEGALALGATRWEVIRTTVLPFGKAGYIGASMLGLGRALGETIALAIILTGAVGREFTWSLFDGGATFASKIAADYAELNNEISAGAYIAAGLVLFLLTLIVNFIARSVIAKKGD from the coding sequence GTGCGACCCGGTGACCGCATCTTCCAGATCCTGACCACCGGAGCCGGCGTCTTCGTCGTCTCGCTGATCGGCCTGATCGGGCTGTTCCTGCTGGTGCAGGCCATCCCGGCGCTCCAGGCCGACAACGTGAACTTCCTGACCAGCCAGGTCTGGCAGACCACCCCGGACGACATGCGCTTCGGGATCATGGGCCTGCTGCTGGTCACGGTGTACTCGTCCCTGCTGGCGCTGATCATCGCGATGCCGATCTCGCTCGGGATCGCCCTCTTCCTTACCCAGTACGCGCCGAAGCGGCTGGCGCGGCCGTTCGCGTACGTGATCGACCTGCTCGCCGCGGTCCCCTCGATCATCTACGGCCTGTGGGGCCTGATGGTCTTCGCGCCCGCGATCGAGCCCTTCTCCCAATGGGTCAACGACACTTTCTCGTGGATCCCGCTCTTCGCGGCGGGCAACGTCTCGCCGGACCTGCGCGGCACCATCTTCACCGCGGGTATCGTGCTGGCCGTGATGATCCTGCCGATCATCACCTCGCTGTCCCGTGAAGTGTTCGAGCGGACCCCGACTCCGCATATCGAGGGCGCGCTGGCGCTGGGCGCCACCCGCTGGGAGGTCATCCGCACCACGGTGCTCCCGTTCGGCAAGGCGGGCTACATCGGCGCTTCGATGCTCGGCCTCGGTCGCGCGCTCGGCGAGACGATCGCGCTCGCGATCATCCTGACCGGCGCGGTCGGCCGCGAGTTCACCTGGAGCCTCTTCGACGGCGGCGCCACGTTCGCCTCGAAGATCGCGGCGGACTACGCGGAACTCAACAACGAGATCTCGGCGGGCGCGTACATCGCGGCGGGTCTCGTGCTGTTCCTGCTGACGCTCATCGTCAACTTCATCGCGCGATCCGTCATCGCCAAGAAGGGGGACTGA
- the pstB gene encoding phosphate ABC transporter ATP-binding protein PstB, with amino-acid sequence MAKRIDVKDVDIYYGKFHAVDGVTLSVPPRNVTAFIGPSGCGKSTVLRTLNRMHEVIPGARVEGEVLLDGEDIYGAGVDPVQVRRTIGMVFQRPNPFPTMSIRDNVVAGLRLGGTKGKKELDEVAERALRGANLWNEVKDRLNKPGGGLSGGQQQRLCIARAIAVRPDVLLMDEPCSALDPISTLAIEDLIGELKKEYTIVIVTHNMQQAARVSDQTAFFNLAGVGQPGRLVELNDTEKIFSNPDEKATEDYISGRFG; translated from the coding sequence ATGGCCAAACGAATCGACGTCAAAGACGTGGACATCTACTACGGCAAATTCCACGCCGTGGACGGCGTCACCCTCTCGGTGCCGCCGCGGAACGTCACCGCGTTCATCGGCCCGTCGGGCTGCGGCAAGTCGACCGTCCTGCGCACGCTGAACCGCATGCACGAGGTCATCCCCGGCGCCCGCGTCGAGGGTGAGGTGCTGCTCGACGGCGAGGACATCTACGGCGCCGGGGTCGACCCGGTGCAGGTCCGCCGCACGATCGGCATGGTGTTCCAGCGGCCCAACCCGTTCCCGACGATGTCCATCCGCGACAACGTCGTGGCCGGGCTGCGCCTGGGCGGCACCAAGGGCAAGAAGGAGCTCGACGAGGTCGCCGAGCGCGCCCTGCGCGGCGCGAACCTGTGGAACGAGGTCAAGGACCGGCTGAACAAGCCGGGCGGCGGCCTCTCCGGTGGTCAGCAGCAGCGGCTCTGCATCGCGCGGGCGATCGCCGTGCGGCCCGACGTGCTGCTGATGGACGAGCCGTGCTCCGCGCTCGACCCGATCTCGACGCTCGCCATCGAGGACCTGATCGGTGAGCTCAAGAAGGAGTACACGATCGTCATCGTGACGCACAACATGCAGCAGGCGGCGCGGGTGTCGGACCAGACCGCGTTCTTCAACCTGGCGGGCGTCGGCCAGCCGGGGCGCCTGGTGGAGCTGAACGACACGGAGAAGATCTTCTCGAACCCGGACGAGAAGGCGACCGAGGACTACATCTCGGGCCGCTTCGGCTGA
- the phoU gene encoding phosphate signaling complex protein PhoU — translation MREAYHVELEQLAENLASMSLQVADAMERATRALLEVDLGLAEQVISDDAKVDDARAECEEQAYALLALQAPVATDLRTVLAAIHAAESLERMGDLALHVAKAARRRHPDPVLPDEVKADFAKMGEVGVNLARQVEQVIKSKDVEAARTIESDDDEVDEIHKHLFTVIMDRNWDHGVAAAVDVTLLGRFYERFADHAVSVARRMIFVVTGKMPGYGPDEL, via the coding sequence ATGCGTGAGGCTTACCATGTCGAACTCGAACAGCTCGCCGAGAACCTAGCGAGCATGTCGCTCCAGGTCGCCGACGCGATGGAGCGGGCGACCCGGGCGTTGCTCGAGGTCGATCTCGGACTCGCCGAGCAGGTGATCAGCGACGACGCGAAGGTCGACGACGCGCGCGCCGAATGCGAGGAGCAAGCGTACGCGCTGCTGGCCCTGCAGGCCCCCGTCGCGACCGACCTGCGGACCGTCCTCGCCGCGATCCACGCGGCGGAGAGCCTCGAGCGGATGGGCGATCTGGCCCTGCACGTGGCCAAGGCCGCGCGCCGCCGTCACCCGGATCCCGTGCTGCCCGACGAGGTGAAGGCCGACTTCGCCAAGATGGGCGAGGTCGGGGTGAACCTGGCCCGCCAGGTCGAGCAGGTCATCAAGTCCAAGGACGTCGAGGCCGCCCGCACGATCGAGTCGGACGACGACGAGGTCGACGAGATCCACAAGCACCTGTTCACGGTCATCATGGACCGGAACTGGGACCACGGCGTCGCCGCGGCGGTGGACGTCACCCTGCTGGGCCGCTTCTACGAGCGCTTCGCCGACCACGCCGTCTCGGTCGCGCGCCGGATGATCTTCGTGGTGACCGGCAAGATGCCCGGCTACGGACCCGACGAGCTGTAG
- the pstA gene encoding phosphate ABC transporter permease PstA: MSTTLEKTPATTPAFQQVSMARKVKNGFATALIWLSFLIAVVPLVWLLATVVINGVKRIPYSNWWTEDFGSVLSDEVGGGVAHAVIGSVLQGLVCAIIAVPIGMLVAIYLVEYGRGKLAKITTFMVDILSGVPSIVAALFIYALWITTFGLPRSGFAVSLALVLLMIPVVVRSSEEMLRIVPDDLREASYALGVPKWKTIMKIVLPTALSGIIGGIMMALARVMGETAPLLVLVGYSAYVNWDIFGGEQAALPLLMNNERVSNPFDEGTVAFDRIWGAALTLVLIIAIVNLLAMLFARLVAPKKK, from the coding sequence ATGTCCACCACGCTCGAGAAGACCCCCGCCACCACCCCCGCCTTCCAGCAGGTCAGCATGGCCAGGAAGGTCAAGAACGGCTTCGCCACGGCGCTGATCTGGCTGTCGTTCCTGATCGCCGTCGTGCCGCTGGTGTGGCTGCTCGCCACCGTGGTCATCAACGGTGTCAAGCGGATCCCCTACAGCAACTGGTGGACCGAGGACTTCGGCTCGGTTTTGTCGGACGAGGTCGGCGGCGGCGTGGCCCACGCCGTCATCGGCTCGGTGCTGCAGGGCCTGGTCTGCGCGATCATCGCGGTGCCGATCGGCATGCTGGTCGCGATCTACCTGGTCGAATACGGCCGCGGCAAACTCGCGAAGATCACCACGTTCATGGTGGACATCCTCTCCGGTGTCCCCTCGATCGTCGCGGCGCTGTTCATCTACGCACTGTGGATCACCACCTTCGGCCTCCCGCGCAGCGGTTTCGCCGTGTCGCTGGCCCTGGTGCTGCTGATGATCCCGGTGGTCGTGCGCTCCTCGGAGGAGATGCTGCGGATCGTCCCGGACGACCTGCGCGAAGCCTCCTACGCGCTCGGCGTGCCGAAGTGGAAGACGATCATGAAGATCGTCCTGCCGACCGCGCTGTCCGGCATCATCGGCGGCATCATGATGGCGCTCGCCCGGGTCATGGGCGAGACCGCGCCGCTGCTCGTCCTCGTGGGCTACTCGGCCTACGTGAACTGGGACATCTTCGGTGGCGAGCAGGCCGCTTTGCCGCTTCTGATGAACAACGAACGGGTCAGCAACCCGTTCGACGAAGGTACCGTCGCGTTCGACAGGATCTGGGGTGCGGCGCTCACCCTGGTACTGATCATCGCGATCGTGAACCTCCTCGCCATGCTCTTTGCCCGTCTTGTCGCCCCGAAGAAGAAGTGA
- a CDS encoding TFIIB-type zinc ribbon-containing protein, whose amino-acid sequence MDAPRFRDPQIRIEDLADEPILVVCPRCAGRASVTPDRLTCAGCALVRVPPGPDYRAWNRPVDPFFREPLWLRADCCGGHTLWAFHAWHLDLIERFVVAKLRERELGDRPGLTLVARLPAWMTAAKHRDEVLRTIAKLRATLS is encoded by the coding sequence ATGGACGCCCCGCGGTTCCGCGATCCGCAGATCCGGATCGAGGACCTCGCGGACGAGCCGATCCTCGTCGTCTGCCCGCGCTGCGCCGGCCGTGCCTCGGTCACACCCGATCGGCTGACCTGCGCCGGCTGCGCCCTGGTGCGTGTTCCTCCCGGCCCCGACTACCGCGCGTGGAATCGTCCGGTCGACCCGTTCTTCCGCGAGCCCCTATGGCTGCGCGCCGACTGCTGCGGCGGGCACACCCTCTGGGCGTTCCACGCCTGGCACCTCGACCTGATCGAACGGTTCGTCGTGGCGAAGCTGCGCGAACGCGAGCTCGGGGACCGTCCGGGCCTGACCTTGGTCGCGCGGCTACCCGCGTGGATGACGGCGGCGAAGCACCGGGACGAGGTCCTCCGGACCATCGCCAAGCTGCGCGCGACGCTCAGCTGA
- the pxpB gene encoding 5-oxoprolinase subunit PxpB, producing MRWRAYGEHAALLDCASLAESMAAHATVTSARPPGIAELVPGARSLLVVEIPGSAALAAVRELLADADLEHPPEGRSREITLDVTYDGEDLELVARDAGVSVEDVVRLHTGAVYTVAFTGFAPGFGYLTGLPEPLRQPRLSAPRTRVPPGSVGIAGEFTGVYPRVSPGGWRLIGHTRTVLFDPRADPPALLAPGDRVRFRSAG from the coding sequence ATGCGGTGGCGTGCCTACGGCGAGCACGCCGCCCTGCTCGACTGCGCCTCCCTCGCCGAGTCGATGGCGGCGCACGCGACGGTCACGTCCGCGCGTCCGCCCGGGATCGCCGAACTCGTGCCCGGCGCCCGCAGCCTGCTCGTGGTGGAAATCCCGGGTTCGGCCGCCCTCGCGGCCGTCCGCGAACTGCTCGCGGACGCCGACCTCGAACATCCGCCGGAAGGCCGATCCCGCGAGATCACGCTCGACGTGACCTATGACGGCGAAGACCTCGAACTCGTCGCGCGGGACGCCGGAGTGTCCGTTGAGGACGTCGTCCGGCTGCACACCGGCGCCGTCTACACCGTGGCCTTCACCGGTTTCGCGCCCGGATTCGGTTACCTGACTGGGCTTCCCGAGCCGCTGCGGCAGCCGCGGCTGTCGGCCCCGCGCACTCGCGTGCCGCCAGGCTCGGTCGGCATCGCGGGCGAGTTCACCGGTGTGTACCCCCGTGTCTCGCCCGGTGGCTGGCGGTTGATCGGCCATACCCGGACCGTCCTGTTCGACCCCCGCGCCGACCCGCCCGCGTTGCTGGCGCCCGGCGACCGCGTGCGGTTCCGGAGTGCCGGATGA
- a CDS encoding FABP family protein → MTASGDEAIQAAEKRAESTRDRNLPQFDDMPIPGDTANLREGPNLNDACLALLPLVGVWRGEGEVDYPTIDGPYRFGMQLTIAHDGRPFLTHEARAWLLDEDGKVIRPAARESGFWRPQPDDTIELLLTHNTGIVELFYGKPRGKASVPAWELGTDAVVRTSTAKDVTASQRLYGIVNGELGYVEERAMMGQDLQPHTSALLRRVVG, encoded by the coding sequence ATGACGGCTAGTGGCGACGAGGCCATCCAGGCCGCGGAGAAGCGCGCGGAAAGCACGCGCGACCGGAACCTTCCGCAGTTCGACGACATGCCCATCCCGGGCGACACCGCGAACCTGCGCGAAGGTCCGAACCTCAATGACGCCTGCCTGGCGCTCCTGCCGCTCGTCGGTGTCTGGCGCGGCGAGGGCGAGGTCGACTATCCGACCATCGACGGCCCGTACCGGTTCGGCATGCAGCTGACCATCGCGCACGACGGCCGCCCGTTCCTCACGCACGAGGCACGAGCCTGGCTGCTCGACGAGGACGGCAAGGTCATCCGTCCCGCCGCGCGTGAATCCGGGTTCTGGCGTCCGCAGCCCGACGACACGATCGAGCTGCTGCTGACCCACAACACCGGCATCGTGGAACTCTTCTACGGCAAGCCGCGCGGCAAGGCCTCGGTCCCGGCCTGGGAGCTCGGCACCGACGCGGTCGTCCGCACTTCGACCGCCAAGGACGTCACGGCTTCGCAGCGGCTCTACGGCATCGTCAACGGCGAGCTCGGCTACGTCGAGGAGCGCGCGATGATGGGCCAGGACCTGCAGCCGCACACGTCGGCGCTGCTGCGTCGCGTGGTGGGCTGA
- a CDS encoding biotin-dependent carboxyltransferase family protein, producing MRALEVVETGPLALVQDLGRPGFAHLGVPPSGALDVPALQLANRLVGNDEAAAGVECLFGGLRLRATTSCTIAVTGPAVAVEVDGRPVGSHAPVWLAAGQVLAIGAPDSGLRCYLAVSGGITVDAELGSRSRDVLSEIGPAPLKAGDVLPLGTPSIPGGADVVPPTVAPAELVVPIDPGPRAHWFENPASGLAKTWTVTAESNRVGLRLDGHALTRAAEYAERELPSEGLLTGAVQVPPNGLPVVFLADHPTTGGYPVAAVVRQASLPALAQARPGTLLRFHSSTRVWNR from the coding sequence ATGAGGGCCTTGGAAGTGGTCGAGACCGGTCCGCTCGCGCTGGTACAGGACCTCGGCAGGCCCGGTTTCGCGCATCTCGGTGTCCCGCCGTCCGGCGCGCTCGACGTCCCGGCGCTGCAGCTGGCCAACCGGCTCGTCGGCAACGACGAAGCCGCCGCGGGAGTCGAGTGCCTGTTCGGCGGGCTACGGCTGCGCGCCACGACGTCCTGCACCATCGCGGTGACCGGCCCCGCCGTCGCCGTGGAGGTCGACGGGCGCCCAGTCGGCTCGCACGCGCCGGTGTGGCTGGCGGCGGGGCAGGTCTTGGCGATCGGTGCTCCCGACTCCGGACTGCGGTGCTACCTGGCGGTTTCCGGCGGGATCACGGTCGACGCGGAACTCGGCAGCCGGTCGCGGGACGTCCTGTCGGAGATCGGGCCGGCGCCGCTGAAAGCGGGCGACGTCCTCCCGCTCGGCACGCCGTCCATCCCCGGAGGTGCCGACGTCGTGCCCCCCACGGTCGCACCGGCCGAGCTCGTCGTGCCGATCGACCCGGGGCCGCGGGCGCACTGGTTCGAGAACCCGGCGTCCGGGCTCGCGAAGACCTGGACGGTGACGGCGGAATCGAACCGCGTCGGACTCCGGCTCGACGGGCACGCGTTGACTCGCGCGGCCGAATACGCGGAGCGGGAACTGCCGAGCGAAGGCCTGCTGACCGGCGCCGTCCAGGTGCCGCCGAACGGGTTGCCGGTGGTGTTCTTGGCGGATCATCCAACTACCGGCGGTTATCCGGTGGCGGCCGTGGTGAGACAGGCGTCACTCCCGGCCCTCGCGCAGGCCCGACCCGGAACCCTTCTCCGCTTTCACTCGTCCACGAGGGTGTGGAACAGGTAA